A section of the Marmota flaviventris isolate mMarFla1 chromosome 19, mMarFla1.hap1, whole genome shotgun sequence genome encodes:
- the Fkbp6 gene encoding inactive peptidyl-prolyl cis-trans isomerase FKBP6 produces the protein MGGSARNPGGLEGDDAPGQSPYQRLSQRMLDITGDQGVLKDIIREGTGDLVTPDASVLVKYSGYLEHMDKPFDSNCFRKTPRLMKLGEDITLWGMELGLLSMRRGEVARFLFKPTYAYGTLGCPPLIPPNTTVLFEIELLDFLDSAESDKFCALSAEQQDQFPLQKVLKVATTEREFGNYLFRQNRFYDAKVRYKRALLLLHRRLAPPEEQHLVEAAKLLVLLNLSFAYLKLDRPTMALRYGEQALIIDQKNAKALFRCGQACLLLTEYQQARDFLVRAQKEQPFNHDINNELKKLASYYRDYTDREKEMCHRMFAPCENSSTAGER, from the exons ATGGGGGGCAGCGCCCGGAACCCAGGAGGCCTGGAAGGGGACGACGCCCCTGGCCAG TCGCCCTACCAGCGCCTGAGTCAGAGGATGCTGGACATTACCGGAGACCAGGGCGTGCTGAAGGACATCATCCGAGAGGGCACCGGGGACCTGGTGACACCTGACGCCTCGGTGCTAG TGAAATATTCTGGATATTTGGAGCACATGGACAAGCCTTTCGATTCTAATTGTTTCAGGAAAACTCCGAGGCTAATGAAACTTGGAGAAG ACATTACCCTTTGGGGTATGGAACTGGGTCTTCTGAGCATGCGGAGAGGGGAGGTGGCCAGGTTTCTGTTCAAACCAACCTATGCCTATGGAACGCTGGGCTGTCCTCCCCTGATTCCCCCCAACACTACTGTCCTGTTCGAGATTGAGCTGCTTGACTTCCTGGACTCAGCTGAGTCAGACAAGTTTTGTGCCCTTTCAGCT GAGCAGCAAGACCAATTTCCTCTTCAGAAGGTACTCAAAGTGGCAACAACTGAAAGGGAGTTTGGCAATTACCTTTTCCGCCAAAATCGCTTCTATGATGCCAAAGTGAGGTATAAACGG GCCTTGTTGCTTCTCCACCGGCGCCTGGCTCCCCCTGAAGAGCAGCACCTGGTGGAGGCGGCCAAGCTCCTTGTTCTCCTTAACCTGTCCTTTGCCTACCTGAAGCTAGACCGACCCACCATGGCCCTGCGCTACGGAGAGCAGGCTCTGATCATTGACCAAAAGAATGCCAAGGCCCTCTTCAGGTGTGGACAG GCTTGCCTCCTCCTGACCGAGTACCAGCAGGCCCGGGATTTTCTAGTGCGAGCCCAGAAGGAACAGCCCTTCAACCATGACATTAATAACGAGCTGAAGAAACTGGCCAG CTATTACAGGGACTACACGGACAGAGAGAAGGAGATGTGCCACCGGATGTTTGCCCCTTGTGAGAACAGCTCCACAGCAGGAGAGCGCTGA